One genomic window of Candidatus Eisenbacteria bacterium includes the following:
- a CDS encoding protein kinase, which yields MAVLPGERLAHYELLETLGAGGMGEVWRALDTRLGREVALKVLPEHLARDPGRLARFRREARAVAALNHPNIVTIHSVEEQDGVHFLTLELLPGTTLARCIPRAGMHLELFLQLAVPLSGAVGAAHERGILHRDLKPANIMVTGDGRVKVLDFGLARPRDAAGGEPLLPAPEPAGDSSLSGTLAYMSPEQIRGEALDHRSDIFSLGVVLYEMAAGRRPFPGESFEELAAGILNERPVPLSALRPDLPVELSLLVGRCLEKEPQRRTQSALDLRLALEDVLRGLQAPRPGGVPTVAVLPFADLSRERDQGYFCEGVAEEILNSLARVQGLQVASRMSSFRLHGTLLDSREIGQRLGVRHLLEGSVRKEGSRLRIAVQLTDAEGGFSEWSERYDRELHDVFAIQDEIARSVVRELEVTLSPGERHAIGRQATTHVQAYDYYLRGRKFFYHYGRRDIEFALQLFTRAIELDPAFALAHAGAADCWAYLYFYAERTEANRREADAASRRALELAPELAQAHASRGVALSLAGGDAGAEEAFETAIRMDPRLFEARYFYARHCFVRGQLEKSARLFEDAAVVRPEDFQSLLLVGQVYDALGLPEDAARVRRSGVAVVEEHLGHHPDDARALYMGANGLVCLGRREQGLRWLERAMGLEPLESMSLYNAGCIRSMAGQVEEAIACLEQAVDAGLAQRGWFDHDSNLDPLREHPRFKALMDRIPAAAPA from the coding sequence ATGGCCGTGCTTCCAGGGGAACGCCTCGCTCACTACGAGTTGCTGGAGACGCTCGGTGCCGGCGGCATGGGAGAAGTGTGGCGCGCCCTGGACACCCGCCTGGGGCGCGAGGTGGCACTCAAGGTCCTTCCCGAGCACCTGGCGCGCGACCCGGGCCGGCTGGCGAGATTCCGGCGCGAGGCCCGCGCGGTGGCCGCGCTGAACCACCCCAACATCGTGACCATCCACTCGGTGGAAGAGCAGGACGGGGTGCACTTTCTGACCCTCGAGCTGTTGCCGGGCACCACGCTGGCCCGGTGCATCCCGCGCGCCGGGATGCACCTCGAGTTGTTCCTGCAGCTGGCCGTGCCGCTCTCGGGCGCGGTGGGCGCGGCCCACGAGCGCGGAATCCTGCACCGGGACCTCAAGCCCGCCAACATCATGGTCACCGGCGACGGACGCGTGAAGGTGCTCGATTTCGGCCTGGCCCGCCCGCGGGATGCCGCCGGCGGGGAACCGTTGCTGCCCGCGCCGGAGCCCGCCGGCGACAGCTCGCTTTCGGGCACGCTGGCGTACATGTCCCCGGAACAGATCCGCGGGGAGGCGCTGGACCACCGCTCGGACATCTTCTCCCTCGGCGTGGTGCTCTACGAAATGGCGGCGGGGCGCCGGCCCTTCCCGGGCGAGTCTTTCGAGGAACTCGCCGCGGGGATTCTGAACGAGCGGCCGGTGCCGCTTTCGGCGCTCCGGCCGGACCTGCCCGTGGAACTGTCGCTGCTGGTGGGGCGCTGTCTGGAGAAGGAGCCGCAGCGGCGCACGCAGTCCGCGCTGGACCTCCGGCTGGCCCTCGAGGACGTGCTCCGCGGGCTGCAGGCGCCGCGGCCCGGGGGCGTGCCCACGGTGGCGGTGCTGCCCTTCGCCGACCTGAGCCGCGAGCGCGACCAGGGTTACTTCTGCGAGGGGGTGGCCGAGGAGATCCTCAATTCGCTGGCGCGCGTGCAGGGACTCCAGGTGGCCTCGCGGATGTCCTCGTTCCGGCTGCACGGCACGCTCCTGGACAGCCGCGAGATCGGGCAGCGGCTGGGCGTGCGCCACCTGCTGGAGGGCAGCGTGCGCAAGGAGGGCTCGCGGCTGCGCATCGCCGTGCAGCTGACGGACGCCGAGGGGGGCTTCAGCGAGTGGTCGGAGCGCTACGACCGCGAGCTCCACGACGTGTTCGCCATCCAGGACGAGATCGCGCGCAGCGTGGTGCGTGAGCTGGAGGTGACGCTGAGCCCCGGGGAGCGCCACGCCATCGGCAGGCAGGCCACCACTCACGTGCAGGCCTACGACTACTACCTCCGGGGACGGAAGTTCTTCTACCACTACGGAAGGCGCGACATCGAGTTCGCCCTGCAGCTGTTCACCCGGGCCATCGAGCTGGATCCCGCGTTCGCGCTGGCCCACGCGGGGGCGGCGGACTGCTGGGCGTACCTGTACTTCTACGCCGAGCGCACCGAGGCCAACCGGCGGGAGGCGGACGCGGCCAGCCGGCGCGCCCTGGAACTGGCCCCGGAGCTGGCGCAGGCGCATGCCTCGCGCGGCGTGGCGCTGTCCCTGGCGGGCGGGGACGCCGGGGCCGAGGAGGCCTTCGAGACCGCGATCCGCATGGATCCGCGCCTGTTCGAGGCGCGTTACTTCTACGCCCGTCACTGCTTCGTGCGCGGGCAGCTGGAGAAGTCGGCCCGGCTCTTCGAGGATGCGGCGGTGGTGCGGCCGGAGGACTTTCAGTCGCTGCTGCTGGTGGGCCAGGTGTACGACGCGCTGGGCCTCCCCGAGGACGCGGCCCGGGTGCGCCGCAGCGGGGTGGCCGTGGTGGAGGAGCACCTGGGGCATCACCCGGACGACGCCCGGGCGCTGTACATGGGCGCCAACGGGCTGGTGTGCCTGGGCCGCCGGGAGCAGGGCCTGCGCTGGCTGGAGCGCGCCATGGGGCTGGAGCCGCTGGAGTCCATGAGCCTCTACAACGCCGGCTGCATCCGTTCCATGGCGGGGCAGGTGGAGGAGGCCATCGCCTGCCTGGAGCAGGCCGTGGACGCGGGGCTGGCGCAGCGGGGCTGGTTCGACCACGACTCCAACCTGGATCCGCTCCGGGAGCACCCCCGCTTCAAGGCGCTGATGGACCGCATTCCCGCCGCCGCGCCGGCCTGA
- a CDS encoding beta-glucosidase, whose translation MPDLGPTRFPDGFLWGAATSAYQVEGSPLADGAGPSIWHRFSHTPGRTHENQTGDVACDHYRRYADDVRRMKELGLAAYRFSISWSRVLPGGRGRVNRAGLGFYDRLVDLLLSNGIQPLVTLYHWDLPAALDDLGGWPNPDSAHWFADYARVAFEALDDRVPMWATLNEPWVVVDAGYLFGVHAPGHADRGEAGRAAHNLMRAHGAAVQAYRAVGRNRIGLVVNLEPKEPHSDSPADRAATLRADEYMNRQYLDAALLGRYPAALVEAYAPGWQAPPEADFRLIRQPLDFLGINYYTRGVTRHDDAGAPVRSSTVRFPEREYTAMDWEVAPGALTRCLCRVKELYGDIPLYVTENGAAFPDPARAEGSRVEDPRRVEYLRRHLRAALEAIRLGVDLRGYFAWSLLDNYEWSCGYSMRFGLTHVDFETQERTPKASGEFYREVIRSNGENLGR comes from the coding sequence ATGCCCGACCTGGGACCGACCCGCTTTCCCGACGGCTTCCTGTGGGGCGCAGCGACGTCCGCCTACCAGGTGGAAGGCTCACCCCTGGCCGACGGCGCCGGTCCCAGCATCTGGCACCGCTTCTCCCACACCCCCGGACGCACCCACGAGAACCAGACCGGCGACGTGGCCTGCGACCACTATCGCCGCTACGCCGACGACGTGCGCCGGATGAAGGAGCTGGGCCTCGCCGCGTACCGCTTCAGCATCTCGTGGAGCCGCGTGCTGCCCGGGGGCCGCGGCCGGGTCAACCGTGCCGGGCTGGGCTTCTATGACCGCCTGGTGGACCTGCTGCTCTCGAACGGGATCCAGCCGCTGGTCACGCTGTACCACTGGGACCTGCCGGCCGCGCTGGACGACCTGGGCGGCTGGCCCAACCCGGACTCCGCGCACTGGTTCGCGGACTATGCGCGGGTGGCGTTCGAGGCGCTCGACGACCGCGTGCCGATGTGGGCCACGCTGAACGAGCCGTGGGTGGTGGTGGACGCCGGCTACCTCTTCGGGGTGCACGCGCCGGGGCACGCGGACCGCGGCGAGGCCGGACGGGCGGCGCACAACCTCATGCGCGCCCACGGCGCCGCGGTGCAGGCCTACCGGGCCGTGGGTCGCAACCGGATCGGCCTGGTGGTGAACCTCGAGCCCAAGGAGCCGCACAGCGACTCCCCCGCCGACCGGGCCGCGACCCTGCGAGCGGACGAGTACATGAACCGCCAGTACCTCGACGCCGCGCTGCTGGGCCGCTACCCCGCCGCGCTGGTGGAGGCCTATGCCCCCGGATGGCAGGCGCCTCCGGAGGCCGACTTCCGGCTCATCCGGCAACCGCTGGACTTCCTGGGGATCAACTACTACACCCGCGGCGTCACCCGCCACGACGACGCCGGAGCGCCGGTGCGCTCCTCCACGGTGCGCTTCCCGGAGCGCGAGTACACCGCGATGGACTGGGAGGTGGCGCCCGGGGCCCTCACCCGCTGCCTGTGCCGCGTGAAGGAGCTCTACGGCGACATCCCGCTCTATGTCACCGAGAACGGCGCCGCCTTCCCGGACCCCGCCCGGGCGGAGGGCTCGCGCGTGGAGGATCCGCGGCGGGTGGAATACCTGCGCCGCCACCTGCGCGCCGCGCTCGAGGCCATCCGGCTGGGGGTGGATCTGCGGGGTTACTTCGCGTGGTCGCTGCTCGACAACTACGAGTGGAGCTGCGGGTATTCGATGCGCTTCGGGCTGACGCACGTGGATTTCGAGACCCAGGAGCGCACCCCCAAGGCCAGCGGGGAATTCTACCGCGAGGTGATCCGGTCCAACGGGGAGAACCTGGGGCGCTGA